The genome window ATTCCTGTCAAACTTTATGAGCATGCATGGATCTGGTACAGTTGACATATCTACAGGTAGATTCACCGAGTTGGTTCGAGAGGGGATGAGAACATCACTGGGTTTTCATATATTGATTGCATGTAGCATCTGATTCATTTCGTTTGCTCTCTTCTCTCTCAGCAATCAGAAAAGTGCATGAGAGAGGATGGGGGTTTGGGAGGCATCATCTTTGTCTTGCTTCTCTCTGTGAGTTGTTGGAGTCACAGAACAACCATGGCGAGGCTGGTGAGATGCCCCAAATGCCATAAGCTTCTCGTGGAGTATCCTAATGTTCCCGTATACCAGTGTGGGGGGTGTGGAATCGCACTTCGTGGTACGTTCTTCCCCTCTTCCTCATCAATTGACGCCTTCCTCATGCTTGGTTTTGATGATATTTCCTGCTCTGCAGCAAAGAATCAAGATGACACAGCAGAAAATGCCGCCCCAGGATCGCCCCAAGTCGACCATCCTGAGAGTCAATCAGACCATGGTTTCTCAGATTCCGGATCGGCCTCTTCGGTCGTCAGAGCAACAACCCCTGCAACCATGCATGACCTCGAAGACGATCGCCGTGGCAAAGGAATCGAAGGCGGCGACTCTGATGCCGGTGGAGCTTCTTCTAGCAGAGTCGAAGACGAGAACGAGCAAGTCGAGAACACTCCGAAGCCCGATTTAGTCAGTGAAGTGGAGCGATCTTCTCGCTCCGTTGGCCACAGCAGTGCCTCAGAGGAAGAAGACATGGCTGGCACGGCTCGAGATGAAGGAATCTACGATTCTCTCAAGTCTCCGGCTACGATGAGCTCCCATGCGTACGATGGCAGTGTCTCTTCTTCAGATGATGGACGCAGTGCTCGTCATCTGGCTATGTCTCGAAGAACTTTTAAGGCCGCCTCTGCCGAGGCCAACCTCGAATCCAGGTATCTCGCACCCAATCCATCAAATGAGAGGAACAGCTCGCGTACGATGCGAAGCTTTGACGCCATCGGAGATGGCAGCTCTTCCAGATGCGGCAGCGATGAAGTTGGAGGGATGTCGTCGTTCGACTCCGACGAATTCCAGTCCACGCACAACTGGATGGCGCCCGAAAGCACACATCTGCACGATAAAGTGGAACTCTTGAGGAAGATCGATGAAGTGAGAGACCATCTTGCAAAGTTCTGCGTCGCGGATGCTACTCAAGCCAGAAATGCCACCTTCCCAAGGAGGCATTTCTCCGAACAACAAGCCTACTGTTCCTGCTCCCGCTGTCTGCAAGGGCGTCGACCGCACGTGGCAAGTGTCCATGACTTGCATTCGCGTTCTTCGAGGTCCGGAAGTCTGCACAAGCACGACGGCCACGAGGCGGAGAGGTCTGGTCCGAAAGACAAGCCGAAGCGCCATTGTCGACCCGTCTCAGGAGCTTCGCCCTTCGTCATCTGCGACAAGTGCACCAAGTTGCTCCAACTCCCAGCAGACTTCCTCGTCTCGAGAAGGCGGGCGCATAAGCTGCAGTGCGGTGGCTGCCATGAAGTTCTCAGTTTGCCGTTTCCTGCCATGGCTCGAGCTCATCCTGAGGTGGAGAGGCACAACGAGGCAGAATTGGGAAGGGACGCGAACTCCATAGCGGCTCCACGGCTTCACCGGCTCATGGGGTATCAATCCGCCAGTGATCTGCTGTGCGAGCAACACGAAGACACATCAACCGTGCCGCATTCCTTTAGGGCTTCGGAGGCAGGCCGTGCCGGCAGTGAGTTTACAACAGGAAGAGGAAGCAGCTCTCCGTACCACGAGGAAGGCGAATCATCAAGAAGAACCAGAAGAGCCGCCGGACTGCCTCGTCCCGGAATGCGGAGAGAGGACACTGGGAATCAAATCTGAAGCAAGGATTGAGAACAGATTCGTTGACAATTTCGATTCAACCACCGTGTAATTGGGTTGACTAAGACAGATGGGAAGCAGCTGCTCTTCGTTTTTTTCCCTTAATTTGAGTGGTTTGACTAGCGGTTGTGAAATGTAAGACATATATATCGCTGATGGACGATGTAAATGAATTATTTGATTAATGCAATTGTTTGACACAGCAACTTTGTTGGGTGAAAAGCCGTCATCAATCCAATTTTCAAGACAACAAGTTGTGTGACCGATAATTTTATTAAACACTAGTTGACCTCAATTGTCACAACCCAAATATAGCTTTTGATAGTGAATCAATCgagtaaaatatattatcatataaataaaatatttttcgtcTTGTCATCCTTGAGGTACGGAGAGGAATATGTCTCGCTATTGATGTCCAcatgatataattaattattgattaaatttttatttttattttatcacaTATCGAGTGGTTATTAGAGGTAAATTCATTGATTAAATTAATTGAGCCTCTTGCGATTCATCCATTCTTACAAAGAAAATTATATTAGACAACGAAAGAATAATCAACAATAACAATGAAAGAAATAGAATGCAAGGACATATCGAAATAAGCTAGACTAAATTCGAAATGAAAATGGTTATGGGTCGAGGTTATAAcaatatgattatattattaatGAATACAATAAGATATAAGT of Musa acuminata AAA Group cultivar baxijiao chromosome BXJ1-7, Cavendish_Baxijiao_AAA, whole genome shotgun sequence contains these proteins:
- the LOC135679347 gene encoding protein ENHANCED DISEASE RESISTANCE 4-like, whose amino-acid sequence is MREDGGLGGIIFVLLLSVSCWSHRTTMARLVRCPKCHKLLVEYPNVPVYQCGGCGIALRAKNQDDTAENAAPGSPQVDHPESQSDHGFSDSGSASSVVRATTPATMHDLEDDRRGKGIEGGDSDAGGASSSRVEDENEQVENTPKPDLVSEVERSSRSVGHSSASEEEDMAGTARDEGIYDSLKSPATMSSHAYDGSVSSSDDGRSARHLAMSRRTFKAASAEANLESRYLAPNPSNERNSSRTMRSFDAIGDGSSSRCGSDEVGGMSSFDSDEFQSTHNWMAPESTHLHDKVELLRKIDEVRDHLAKFCVADATQARNATFPRRHFSEQQAYCSCSRCLQGRRPHVASVHDLHSRSSRSGSLHKHDGHEAERSGPKDKPKRHCRPVSGASPFVICDKCTKLLQLPADFLVSRRRAHKLQCGGCHEVLSLPFPAMARAHPEVERHNEAELGRDANSIAAPRLHRLMGYQSASDLLCEQHEDTSTVPHSFRASEAGRAGSEFTTGRGSSSPYHEEGESSRRTRRAAGLPRPGMRREDTGNQI